From the genome of Parasteatoda tepidariorum isolate YZ-2023 chromosome X1, CAS_Ptep_4.0, whole genome shotgun sequence, one region includes:
- the LOC107455479 gene encoding forkhead box protein D3-like codes for MRYHMASEQGSRSEAISLTNGSFIMNGVPHGALVPRPGYCSSQDIVCSPLMNVSSREPKLDSLVSVDSDSDLQDSDFDSGGIAEADTTDTSVDPASERLDSNKDDPGKDGKGHLVKPPYSYIALITMAILHSPEKKLTLSGICEFIRNRFSFYKAKFPAWQNSIRHNLSLNDCFIKIPRTPECPGKGNYWSLDPNAEGMFDNGSFLRRRKRYKRASPYIKDASAFMAATLDPYRHGLFAGHPHVALGYPYMPQLPPPVPLLTPQDLARVTLHPINLGAIQHSLAGVCAGPAPIFDNSGDVTTTSPQCTKVAHPPKPSFSIERIIGEAKTADVKPEMLRPNMPILSRGPPLDTPYGCHPLEKYRQYLQTFTSLEANGTWSR; via the coding sequence ATGCGCTATCATATGGCTTCCGAGCAGGGCTCCAGAAGCGAGGCCATCTCTTTGACCAACGGAAGCTTTATAATGAATGGTGTCCCACACGGGGCTCTTGTCCCGCGGCCAGGTTACTGTTCTTCTCAGGACATCGTGTGTTCACCTCTCATGAATGTTTCTTCTCGCGAGCCAAAACTGGATTCTTTAGTGTCCGTTGATTCGGATAGTGATTTACAAGACAGTGATTTCGATTCTGGAGGAATTGCTGAAGCAGACACAACAGATACTTCTGTAGATCCCGCATCTGAGCGTTTGGACAGTAATAAAGATGATCCTGGAAAAGATGGAAAGGGACATCTGGTCAAACCCCCTTATTCTTACATTGCATTGATTACGATGGCAATTTTGCATTCACCAGAGAAAAAGCTGACTCTAAGTGGAATTTGCGAATTTATTCGTAATCGCTTTAGCTTTTACAAGGCTAAGTTTCCTGCATGGCAAAATTCAATCCGCCACAATTTATCATTGAATgattgctttataaaaataccTCGCACACCTGAATGTCCAGGAAAAGGGAATTACTGGTCTCTTGATCCAAATGCTGAGGGGATGTTCGACAACGGAAGTTTTTTAAGACGGCGAAAGCGTTATAAAAGAGCATCCCCTTATATAAAAGACGCATCTGCTTTCATGGCGGCTACACTGGATCCATATAGACATGGTCTCTTTGCTGGTCATCCTCATGTAGCTTTAGGCTATCCTTACATGCCTCAATTGCCTCCCCCGGTACCACTCTTGACACCCCAGGACTTAGCAAGAGTCACCCTTCACCCTATAAACCTAGGGGCGATACAGCACTCTTTAGCGGGTGTGTGCGCTGGACCCGCTCCGATATTCGATAACTCCGGCGATGTCACCACCACCTCACCCCAGTGTACCAAAGTTGCGCATCCTCCCAAACCGAGCTTCTCCATCGAAAGGATAATTGGGGAAGCCAAAACGGCTGATGTGAAGCCGGAGATGCTACGCCCCAATATGCCGATTTTGTCCCGTGGGCCACCCCTTGATACACCGTATGGCTGTCATCCCTTGGAAAAGTATCGACAGTACTTGCAGACGTTCACATCTCTTGAAGCTAATGGTACATGGTCACGATGA